Proteins from a single region of Mumia flava:
- a CDS encoding MraY family glycosyltransferase, translating into MREYLVVFCVAVAVTYLLAVIARESAIRVGACAPVRDRDVHAVPIPYFGGVAMMLGLLAAYLVASRMPFLSESEDAVLADAGAVMVGATVITIVGVIDDMYELDALTKFAGQVFAAVITVSMGVQLVYLPFPGNTVSIDPVQAILFSVLVIVICVNAVNFVDGLDGLAAGVVGIGAVAFFVYAFVLVSENRQTNAIASAMLCAALAGVCAGILPHNFNPARMFIGDAGAMLIGFVLASSAISLSGRFAATESIRGLGGADASLLPAVLPLLLPFAVLLVPFVDLLMAVVRRTRAGRSPFAPDKMHLHHRLLEIGHSHRRAVLVMYMIAGLVAFGTVVVGLIGGWRAILGVTVMAVVTAFVVFWLPRLGAPETQR; encoded by the coding sequence GTGCGCGAGTACCTCGTCGTCTTCTGCGTCGCGGTCGCGGTCACGTACCTGCTCGCGGTGATCGCCCGCGAGTCGGCGATCCGCGTCGGTGCGTGCGCACCGGTACGGGACCGTGACGTGCACGCCGTCCCGATCCCGTACTTCGGTGGCGTGGCGATGATGCTCGGCCTGCTCGCGGCCTACCTCGTGGCCTCGCGGATGCCGTTCCTGTCGGAGTCCGAGGACGCGGTGCTGGCCGACGCCGGCGCCGTCATGGTGGGGGCGACGGTTATCACGATCGTCGGCGTGATCGACGACATGTACGAGCTGGACGCGCTGACGAAGTTCGCGGGCCAGGTCTTCGCCGCGGTGATCACGGTCTCGATGGGCGTCCAGCTGGTCTACCTCCCGTTCCCCGGCAACACGGTGAGCATCGACCCGGTGCAGGCGATCCTGTTCTCGGTGCTGGTGATCGTGATCTGCGTGAACGCCGTCAACTTCGTCGACGGGCTGGACGGGCTGGCAGCCGGGGTGGTCGGCATCGGCGCGGTCGCGTTCTTCGTCTACGCGTTCGTGCTCGTCTCCGAGAACCGGCAGACCAACGCGATCGCGTCGGCGATGCTGTGCGCCGCGCTCGCCGGCGTGTGCGCGGGGATCCTGCCGCACAACTTCAACCCGGCGCGGATGTTCATCGGGGACGCCGGCGCGATGCTGATCGGCTTCGTCCTGGCGAGCTCGGCGATCTCGCTGTCCGGCCGGTTCGCCGCGACGGAGTCGATCCGGGGCCTCGGCGGGGCCGACGCGTCGCTGCTGCCGGCCGTGCTGCCGCTGCTGCTGCCCTTCGCCGTGCTCCTGGTCCCGTTCGTCGACCTGCTGATGGCGGTCGTACGCCGGACCCGGGCGGGCCGCTCGCCCTTCGCGCCGGACAAGATGCACCTGCACCACCGGCTGCTCGAGATCGGCCACTCGCACCGCCGTGCGGTCCTCGTGATGTACATGATCGCCGGGCTCGTCGCCTTCGGGACGGTCGTGGTCGGCCTGATCGGCGGCTGGCGGGCGATCCTCGGTGTGACGGTGATGGCGGTCGTGACCGCCTTCGTGGTGTTCTGGCTGCCACGCCTCGGCGCACCCGAGACCCAGCGCTGA
- a CDS encoding L-threonylcarbamoyladenylate synthase, with product MASVSERFSCLDDDDERALGLDAAAIALSSGDLVVMPTDTVYGIAADAFKPDAVAALLAAKGRGRSMPPPVLIAATPALYALASQVPDEVVTLTEALWPGPLTVICHQQESLSWDLGETRGTVAVRMPADPNALALLERTGPLAVSSANKTGRDAATTVDEATEQLGDSVAVYLDGGPSEGGVPSTIVDCTGERPRVVRIGAVGLDRIAELGIEVA from the coding sequence ATGGCGTCTGTGAGCGAACGGTTCTCCTGCCTCGACGACGACGACGAGCGCGCCCTCGGCCTTGACGCCGCAGCGATCGCGCTGAGCAGCGGCGACCTGGTGGTGATGCCGACCGACACGGTCTACGGCATCGCCGCCGATGCGTTCAAGCCGGACGCCGTGGCTGCGCTGCTGGCCGCGAAGGGCCGCGGCCGCTCGATGCCGCCGCCCGTGCTGATCGCGGCGACGCCGGCCCTGTACGCGCTGGCGTCGCAGGTCCCCGACGAGGTGGTGACGCTGACCGAGGCGCTCTGGCCGGGGCCGTTGACCGTGATCTGCCACCAGCAGGAGTCGCTGTCGTGGGACCTGGGGGAGACCCGGGGCACGGTCGCGGTGCGGATGCCGGCGGACCCGAACGCCCTCGCCCTGCTCGAGCGCACGGGGCCGCTCGCGGTCTCGAGCGCGAACAAGACCGGCCGGGACGCCGCGACGACCGTGGACGAGGCCACCGAGCAGCTCGGGGACTCCGTCGCGGTCTACCTCGACGGCGGGCCCTCGGAGGGTGGGGTGCCGTCCACGATCGTCGACTGCACCGGCGAGCGCCCGCGCGTGGTCCGGATCGGCGCGGTCGGACTCGACCGGATCGCGGAGCTCGGGATCGAGGTCGCCTAG
- the prmC gene encoding peptide chain release factor N(5)-glutamine methyltransferase has translation MTPVRTALAEAAVRLSAAGVDSPRTDAELLLAHVLGVPRGALLVADDLDEASAHAYEVLLARRERREPLQHLTGTAPFRHRELEVGPGVFVPRPETESLVDWALERLHDVDVAAPVVVDLGTGSGAIAGAVAAEHPGARVHAVELSEDAYGWARRNLDGLGVDLRRGDLADAFADLDGTVDLVLSNPPYIPLVAWESVTPEVRDHDPEAALFSGEDGLDAMRAVAATAARLLRAGGWVAAEHAEVQAESAPAVFVASEAFDRVDDRPDLAGRPRFVVARRRAR, from the coding sequence GTGACGCCGGTCCGTACGGCCCTGGCGGAGGCCGCCGTGCGGCTGTCCGCGGCGGGAGTCGACTCGCCCCGCACCGACGCGGAGCTCCTGCTCGCCCACGTCCTCGGCGTGCCGCGTGGTGCGCTGCTGGTCGCCGACGACCTCGACGAGGCGTCGGCGCACGCGTACGAGGTGCTGCTCGCGCGTCGGGAGCGACGCGAGCCGTTGCAGCACCTGACCGGGACCGCTCCGTTCCGGCACCGTGAGCTCGAGGTCGGGCCGGGCGTGTTCGTGCCTCGGCCGGAGACCGAGAGCCTGGTCGACTGGGCTCTCGAGAGGCTCCACGACGTCGACGTCGCCGCGCCCGTCGTCGTGGACCTCGGTACCGGCTCCGGTGCGATCGCGGGAGCGGTGGCAGCGGAGCACCCCGGCGCGCGGGTGCACGCGGTCGAGCTGAGCGAGGATGCGTACGGCTGGGCCCGGCGCAACCTCGACGGGCTCGGCGTCGACCTGCGCCGCGGTGATCTGGCGGACGCGTTCGCCGACCTCGACGGCACGGTGGACCTGGTGCTGAGCAACCCCCCGTACATCCCGCTCGTCGCCTGGGAGTCGGTGACGCCCGAGGTCCGCGACCACGACCCCGAGGCAGCGCTGTTCTCCGGTGAGGACGGGCTGGACGCGATGCGCGCGGTCGCCGCGACGGCGGCGCGGCTGCTGCGCGCCGGCGGGTGGGTCGCCGCCGAGCACGCCGAGGTCCAGGCCGAGTCGGCGCCGGCGGTCTTCGTCGCCTCCGAGGCCTTCGACCGGGTCGACGACCGGCCCGATCTGGCGGGTCGTCCGCGATTCGTGGTCGCCCGGCGCCGCGCCCGGTGA
- the prfA gene encoding peptide chain release factor 1: MSRFDAVQSLVAEHAELEQRMADPAVHADQALARRLGRRYAELTAIVRTYDEWRTAGDDLEAARELADEDPAFAAESEALAVRIDELAERLERQLVPRDEADSKDAILEIKAGEGGEESALFAGDLLRMYLRWAETQGWKTEIIDANESDLGGYKSVTVGVKAKGTPEPGQAPYAKLRFEGGVHRVQRVPVTESQGRVHTSAAGVLVLPEAETVDVEVHDNDLRIDVYRSSGPGGQSVNTTDSAVRITHLPTGIVVSCQNEKSQLQNKEQAMRILRSRLLQAAQEAADAEASDARRSQVRTVDRSERIRTYNFPENRISDHRVGFKAYNLDQVMDGSLDDVIGACVEADLASRLAAIEDGGR, translated from the coding sequence GTGAGCAGGTTCGACGCCGTGCAGTCGCTGGTCGCCGAGCACGCCGAGCTCGAGCAGCGGATGGCCGACCCCGCCGTGCACGCCGACCAGGCGCTGGCGCGCCGGCTCGGGCGCCGCTACGCGGAGCTGACCGCGATCGTGCGGACGTACGACGAGTGGCGCACCGCCGGCGACGACCTCGAGGCGGCTCGTGAGCTCGCCGACGAGGATCCCGCGTTCGCGGCCGAGAGCGAGGCGCTCGCGGTCCGCATCGACGAGCTGGCCGAGCGGCTCGAACGCCAGCTGGTGCCGCGCGACGAGGCGGACTCGAAGGACGCGATCCTGGAGATCAAGGCCGGCGAGGGTGGCGAGGAGTCCGCGCTGTTCGCCGGGGACCTGCTGCGGATGTACCTCCGCTGGGCGGAGACCCAGGGCTGGAAGACCGAGATCATCGACGCCAACGAGTCCGACCTCGGCGGCTACAAGTCGGTGACCGTCGGTGTGAAGGCCAAGGGGACGCCCGAGCCCGGCCAGGCGCCGTACGCGAAGCTGCGCTTCGAGGGCGGGGTCCACCGTGTGCAACGGGTCCCCGTCACGGAGTCGCAGGGGCGCGTGCACACGTCCGCGGCCGGCGTGCTCGTGCTCCCCGAGGCGGAGACGGTCGACGTCGAGGTGCACGACAACGATCTGCGGATCGACGTCTACCGCTCGTCCGGCCCGGGCGGCCAGAGCGTGAACACGACGGACTCGGCGGTCCGGATCACCCACCTGCCGACCGGCATCGTCGTCTCCTGCCAGAACGAGAAGAGCCAGCTCCAGAACAAGGAGCAGGCGATGCGGATCCTGCGCTCGCGCCTGCTCCAGGCCGCGCAGGAGGCGGCCGACGCCGAGGCGTCGGACGCACGCCGCTCGCAGGTCCGCACCGTCGACCGGTCCGAGCGGATCCGCACCTACAACTTCCCCGAGAACCGGATCTCCGACCACCGGGTCGGATTCAAGGCGTACAACCTCGACCAGGTGATGGACGGCTCGCTGGACGACGTGATCGGCGCCTGTGTGGAGGCCGATCTCGCGTCCCGGCTGGCGGCGATCGAGGACGGCGGTCGGTGA
- the rpmE gene encoding 50S ribosomal protein L31 yields MKKDIHPTYVSTEVSCTCGNTFTTRSTATDGVIRVETCAACHPFYTGKQRILDTGGRVARFEKRYGKK; encoded by the coding sequence ATGAAGAAGGACATCCACCCCACGTACGTGTCGACCGAGGTCTCCTGCACCTGCGGCAACACGTTCACCACCCGCAGCACCGCCACGGACGGCGTGATCCGCGTCGAGACCTGTGCGGCCTGCCACCCGTTCTACACGGGCAAGCAGCGCATCCTGGACACCGGCGGCCGGGTGGCGCGCTTCGAGAAGCGCTACGGCAAGAAGTAA
- a CDS encoding glutathione peroxidase, with the protein MTSAYDFSAVDIDGNERSLSEFQGKAVLVVNTASKCGFTPQYEGLEELHRKYAEEGLVVLGFPCDQFGHQEPGDAEEIKSFCSLTYDVTFPMFAKIDVNGKDAHPLYQWLRSERTGVLGDRIKWNFTKFLLDSDGQVVKRYGSRTTPEALTGDIERLLND; encoded by the coding sequence GTGACCAGCGCGTACGACTTCAGCGCCGTCGACATCGACGGCAACGAGCGGAGCCTGTCGGAGTTCCAGGGCAAGGCCGTGCTCGTCGTCAACACCGCGAGCAAGTGCGGCTTCACCCCGCAGTACGAGGGGCTGGAGGAGCTGCACCGCAAGTACGCCGAGGAGGGCCTCGTCGTGCTCGGCTTCCCCTGCGACCAGTTCGGTCACCAGGAGCCGGGCGACGCCGAGGAGATCAAGAGCTTCTGCTCGCTCACCTACGACGTCACGTTCCCGATGTTCGCCAAGATCGACGTCAACGGGAAGGACGCCCACCCGCTGTACCAGTGGCTGCGCTCGGAGAGGACGGGCGTGCTGGGTGACCGGATCAAGTGGAACTTCACGAAGTTCCTCCTCGACTCCGACGGCCAGGTCGTGAAGCGCTACGGCTCTCGTACGACCCCCGAGGCCCTGACCGGCGACATCGAGCGCCTGCTGAACGACTGA
- the rho gene encoding transcription termination factor Rho, with protein sequence MVLPELQKIASGLGIKGVAKMRKGALIEAIQAAQASSGPSAADASTESAPTTRTVETPGDPAPRSRPEASSANEPRAAEASTGSGEKGADRRGAQASTDDPQPGGGTATDQKRRKGDPRGKDDQRKDDQRKDDQRKDDQRKDDQRKDDQRKDDQRGKNDQRKSDARGKDDQRSKNDGDDAGRNDEQARGDKASDKRNRNEPQAAKSDQRGNDQRGNDQRGNDDGEGGGRRRNRNRNRNRNRTREAEPQVTEDDVLIPAAGILDVLDNYAFVRTSGYLPGENDVYVSLAMVRKWGLRKGDAVVGQVRQPREGERKEKFNPLVKIESVNGMSVEEARDRVEFSKLTPLYASERLRLETDSQQMTGRIIDIVAPIGKGQRGLIVSPPKAGKTMVMQQIANAITTNNPECHLMVVLVDERPEEVTDFQRTVKGEVIASTFDRPATDHTSVAELAIERAKRLVELGHDVVVLLDGITRLGRAYNLAAPASGRILSGGVDSSALYPPKRFFGAARNIEDGGSLTILATALVETGSRMDEVIFEEFKGTGNMELRLRREFADRRIFPAIDAEASGTRREELLMSHEELAIVWKLRRVLSGLDGQQALELLLEKLRSTRTNVEFLMQVNKTTPVSGSRRGSDEE encoded by the coding sequence ATGGTGCTGCCCGAGCTCCAGAAGATCGCCTCGGGCCTCGGCATCAAGGGTGTCGCCAAGATGCGCAAGGGCGCTCTGATCGAGGCGATCCAGGCGGCGCAGGCGAGCAGCGGGCCGAGCGCCGCCGACGCGAGCACCGAGTCCGCGCCGACGACCCGGACGGTGGAGACGCCGGGCGACCCCGCCCCACGGTCCCGGCCGGAGGCGTCGTCGGCGAACGAGCCGCGGGCGGCCGAGGCGAGCACGGGGTCCGGGGAGAAGGGCGCCGACCGCCGCGGTGCGCAGGCGAGCACGGACGATCCGCAGCCCGGCGGCGGGACCGCCACGGACCAGAAGCGTCGCAAGGGTGACCCGCGCGGCAAGGACGACCAGCGCAAGGACGACCAGCGCAAGGACGACCAGCGCAAGGACGACCAGCGCAAGGACGACCAGCGCAAGGACGACCAGCGCAAGGACGACCAGCGCGGCAAGAACGATCAGCGCAAGAGCGACGCGCGCGGCAAGGACGACCAGCGCAGCAAGAACGACGGCGACGACGCCGGACGCAACGACGAGCAGGCGCGCGGTGACAAGGCTTCGGACAAGCGCAACCGCAACGAGCCGCAGGCAGCGAAGAGCGACCAGCGCGGCAACGACCAGCGCGGCAACGACCAGCGCGGCAACGACGACGGCGAGGGCGGCGGACGCCGCCGCAACCGCAACCGCAACCGCAACCGCAACCGCACCCGCGAGGCCGAGCCGCAGGTCACCGAGGACGACGTCCTGATTCCCGCGGCGGGCATCCTCGACGTGCTCGACAACTACGCGTTCGTCCGCACCAGCGGCTACCTGCCGGGTGAGAACGACGTCTACGTCTCGCTCGCGATGGTTCGCAAGTGGGGTCTGCGCAAGGGCGACGCCGTGGTGGGCCAGGTCCGGCAGCCGCGCGAGGGCGAGCGCAAGGAGAAGTTCAACCCGCTCGTCAAGATCGAGTCGGTCAACGGGATGTCGGTGGAGGAGGCGCGCGACCGCGTCGAGTTCTCCAAGCTCACCCCGCTGTACGCCTCGGAGCGGCTGCGGCTGGAGACCGACTCGCAGCAGATGACCGGGCGGATCATCGACATCGTCGCGCCGATCGGCAAGGGCCAGCGGGGCCTGATCGTGTCGCCCCCGAAGGCCGGCAAGACGATGGTGATGCAGCAGATCGCGAACGCCATCACGACGAACAACCCGGAGTGCCACCTGATGGTGGTCCTGGTCGACGAGCGCCCCGAGGAGGTCACCGACTTCCAGCGCACCGTGAAGGGCGAGGTGATCGCCTCGACCTTCGACCGGCCGGCGACCGACCACACCTCGGTGGCCGAGCTCGCGATCGAGCGGGCCAAGCGTCTCGTCGAGCTGGGCCACGACGTCGTCGTGCTGCTCGACGGCATCACGCGCCTCGGCCGCGCGTACAACCTCGCGGCGCCGGCCAGCGGGCGGATCCTGTCCGGCGGCGTGGACTCCTCGGCGCTGTACCCGCCGAAGAGGTTCTTCGGCGCCGCCCGCAACATCGAGGACGGCGGGTCGCTGACGATCCTCGCCACGGCGCTGGTCGAGACCGGCTCGCGGATGGACGAGGTGATCTTCGAGGAGTTCAAGGGCACCGGCAACATGGAGCTGCGGCTGCGCCGCGAGTTCGCCGACCGCCGGATCTTCCCCGCGATCGACGCGGAGGCGTCGGGCACCCGCCGCGAGGAGCTCCTGATGAGCCACGAGGAGCTCGCCATCGTCTGGAAGCTGCGTCGCGTGCTGTCCGGGCTCGACGGGCAGCAGGCGCTCGAGCTGCTGCTCGAGAAGCTGCGTTCGACGCGCACGAACGTCGAGTTCCTGATGCAGGTCAACAAGACCACGCCGGTGAGCGGATCGCGCCGCGGGTCGGACGAGGAGTGA
- the thrB gene encoding homoserine kinase — translation MSAFVTGPRTVVVPASSANLGPGFDALGLALTLYDEIELEVRDRPGVEVEVEGMGADEVPRDESHLVVRSARAAFAACGLEQPGLRLRCTNRIPHARGLGSSSAAIVGGIVAARSVLADPAALDDAAALRLADRIEGHPDNVAAALLGGLTIAWGAADGARAIRLPVEADVVVYVPPTPVRTDVARGLIPAGIPHEDAAHAAGRAALLVAALQGHGDALLDATEDRLHQGFRAPAMPDSLALIERLRADGVPAVVSGAGPTVLAFCTAEHPAAPLAACVPDGWAVHLLAVDTGGARPS, via the coding sequence ATGAGCGCCTTCGTCACCGGGCCGCGCACCGTCGTGGTCCCGGCGTCGAGCGCCAACCTCGGGCCGGGCTTCGACGCGCTCGGCCTCGCGCTCACCCTGTACGACGAGATCGAGCTCGAGGTCCGCGACCGCCCGGGTGTCGAGGTCGAGGTCGAGGGCATGGGCGCCGACGAGGTGCCTCGCGACGAGTCGCACCTCGTGGTCCGTTCGGCTCGTGCCGCGTTCGCGGCGTGCGGGCTGGAGCAGCCCGGGTTGCGTCTCCGCTGCACGAACCGCATCCCGCACGCCCGCGGGCTCGGGTCCTCCTCGGCCGCGATCGTGGGCGGGATCGTCGCCGCGCGGTCCGTGCTCGCCGACCCGGCGGCCCTCGACGACGCGGCCGCCCTGCGGCTGGCCGACCGCATCGAGGGGCATCCTGACAACGTCGCCGCGGCGCTGCTCGGCGGTCTGACGATCGCCTGGGGCGCGGCCGACGGCGCCCGGGCGATCCGGCTCCCGGTCGAGGCCGACGTCGTGGTGTACGTGCCGCCGACGCCCGTACGGACCGACGTCGCCCGTGGGTTGATCCCCGCAGGCATCCCGCACGAGGACGCCGCGCACGCTGCGGGCCGGGCCGCGCTGCTGGTCGCTGCCCTCCAGGGGCACGGCGACGCTCTGCTCGACGCGACCGAGGACCGGCTCCACCAGGGATTCCGCGCTCCCGCGATGCCGGACTCGCTGGCGCTGATCGAGCGGCTGCGCGCCGACGGGGTCCCCGCGGTCGTCTCGGGGGCCGGCCCGACGGTGCTCGCGTTCTGCACGGCGGAGCACCCCGCGGCGCCGCTCGCGGCCTGTGTTCCGGACGGCTGGGCGGTCCATCTGCTGGCCGTCGACACCGGCGGTGCGCGGCCGTCCTGA
- the thrC gene encoding threonine synthase has product MTVQPSAHPWRGVIEEYRDRLPVGPDTPVISLGEGGTPLVSSGWLSETTGCDVWLKVEGSNPTGSFKDRGMTAAISVAVAEGAEAVVCASTGNTSASMAAYAARAGLRPLVLVPQGKIAAGKMAQAVMYGSHVIQVRGGFDECLDIARGLADAYPVALVNSVNPVRLQGQKTGAFEIVDRLGDAPDLHVMPVGNAGNISAYWLGYAEYADEGLATRRPRMWGFQAEGAAPIVRGEVVPHPETVATAIRIGNPASWHLAVAARDESGGRIGAVSDEQILAAQRELARRDGVFVEPASAAGVAGLLAAHAAGDLDPGQRISVVVTGNGLKDVDTALSGIGSIVEQVVDADVRKAAEVAGLA; this is encoded by the coding sequence GTGACCGTACAGCCGAGCGCCCACCCGTGGCGTGGAGTGATCGAGGAGTACCGCGACCGTCTCCCGGTCGGGCCCGACACCCCGGTGATCTCGCTGGGGGAGGGCGGCACCCCGCTCGTCTCGTCCGGCTGGCTGTCCGAGACGACCGGCTGCGACGTGTGGCTCAAGGTCGAGGGAAGCAACCCGACCGGATCCTTCAAGGACCGCGGGATGACCGCGGCGATCTCGGTTGCGGTCGCGGAGGGGGCCGAGGCCGTCGTGTGCGCCTCGACCGGCAACACCTCGGCGTCGATGGCCGCGTACGCAGCCAGGGCGGGCCTGCGTCCGCTCGTGCTCGTCCCCCAGGGCAAGATCGCCGCCGGCAAGATGGCCCAGGCCGTGATGTACGGATCGCACGTGATCCAGGTCCGCGGGGGCTTCGACGAGTGCCTGGACATCGCGCGCGGCCTCGCCGACGCGTACCCGGTGGCGCTGGTGAACTCCGTGAACCCGGTCCGCCTCCAGGGCCAGAAGACCGGCGCGTTCGAGATCGTCGACCGGCTCGGCGACGCGCCGGACCTGCACGTCATGCCGGTCGGCAACGCCGGCAACATCTCCGCGTACTGGCTGGGGTACGCCGAGTACGCCGACGAGGGCCTCGCGACCCGCCGCCCCCGGATGTGGGGGTTCCAGGCGGAGGGCGCCGCCCCGATCGTGCGTGGCGAGGTCGTGCCGCACCCCGAGACCGTCGCGACCGCGATCCGCATCGGCAACCCGGCCTCGTGGCATCTCGCCGTCGCGGCCCGTGACGAGTCCGGTGGGCGGATCGGTGCGGTCTCCGACGAGCAGATCCTGGCGGCGCAGCGCGAGCTCGCGCGCCGCGACGGGGTGTTCGTGGAGCCGGCGTCGGCGGCGGGGGTCGCCGGGCTGCTCGCGGCGCACGCGGCCGGGGACCTGGACCCGGGGCAGCGGATCTCGGTGGTCGTCACCGGCAACGGGCTCAAGGACGTGGACACCGCGCTGTCGGGGATCGGCTCGATCGTCGAGCAGGTCGTCGACGCGGACGTCCGCAAGGCGGCCGAGGTGGCCGGGCTCGCATGA
- a CDS encoding homoserine dehydrogenase: MTATHDSFHTLRVALLGHGSVGSEVARLLTRDADELAQRVGARLELVGIAVRRPRSDGEGGLDPALFTTDAMGLVTRDDVDVVIELIGGIEPARSLILAALEHGASVVTGNKALLAEDGETLSRAAQAAGRDLSYEAAVAGAIPIVRPLRESLTGDHVRRVLGIVNGTTNYILDAMTTSGSSFVEALDDAQRLGYAEADPTADVEGFDAASKAAIIASLAFHTRVTIDDVHCEGITGVTSADIASAADMGCVVKLLAICDRTPDGQAVAARVHPVMIPDDHPLASVRGAYNAVFVESESAGRLMFYGPGAGGAPTASAVLGDLVVAARNRLLGVCGPPERTHAERTVLGIGEARTRYHIALDVDDKAGVLASVAQVFAEHEVSISTVRQEGHGDDAQLVVVTHTATDAALSQTVDRLRDLPMVRDVSSVMRVEGEGQ; encoded by the coding sequence GTGACCGCGACACACGACAGCTTCCACACCCTGCGGGTCGCGCTGCTCGGACACGGTTCCGTCGGCAGCGAGGTCGCGCGGCTGCTCACCCGCGACGCCGACGAGTTGGCCCAGCGGGTCGGCGCCCGCCTCGAGCTCGTCGGGATCGCTGTGCGACGCCCGCGCAGCGACGGCGAGGGCGGACTGGACCCGGCCCTCTTCACGACCGACGCGATGGGGCTCGTCACCCGTGACGACGTCGACGTGGTGATCGAGCTGATCGGCGGCATCGAGCCTGCCCGCTCGCTGATCCTGGCCGCGCTCGAGCACGGTGCCTCCGTCGTGACCGGCAACAAGGCCCTGCTCGCCGAGGACGGCGAGACCCTCTCCCGGGCTGCGCAGGCCGCCGGGCGCGACCTGTCGTACGAGGCCGCCGTCGCGGGCGCGATCCCGATCGTCCGCCCGCTGCGCGAGTCGCTCACCGGCGACCACGTACGGCGGGTGCTGGGGATCGTGAACGGCACGACCAACTACATCCTGGACGCGATGACCACGTCGGGGAGCTCGTTCGTGGAGGCGCTCGACGACGCCCAGCGGCTGGGGTACGCCGAGGCCGACCCGACCGCCGACGTCGAGGGCTTCGACGCGGCCTCGAAGGCAGCGATCATCGCGAGTCTCGCGTTTCACACCCGAGTCACGATCGACGACGTGCACTGCGAGGGCATCACCGGCGTCACCTCGGCCGACATCGCCTCCGCCGCCGACATGGGCTGCGTCGTCAAGCTCCTCGCGATCTGCGACCGGACGCCGGACGGCCAGGCCGTCGCCGCCCGCGTCCACCCGGTGATGATCCCGGACGACCACCCGCTGGCGAGCGTGCGCGGCGCGTACAACGCCGTGTTCGTCGAGAGCGAGTCCGCCGGCAGGCTGATGTTCTACGGACCCGGTGCCGGCGGCGCCCCCACAGCGAGCGCCGTGCTCGGCGACCTGGTCGTGGCCGCCCGCAACCGCCTCCTCGGAGTCTGCGGCCCGCCCGAGCGCACCCACGCCGAGCGGACCGTGCTCGGGATCGGCGAGGCCCGCACCCGCTACCACATCGCGCTCGACGTCGACGACAAGGCGGGGGTGCTCGCGTCGGTCGCCCAGGTCTTCGCCGAGCACGAGGTCTCGATCTCGACCGTGCGCCAGGAGGGCCACGGAGACGACGCCCAGCTCGTCGTCGTCACCCACACCGCGACCGATGCCGCCCTGTCGCAGACCGTCGACCGCCTGCGTGACCTCCCGATGGTCCGCGACGTGTCCTCGGTGATGCGTGTCGAAGGAGAAGGACAGTGA
- a CDS encoding MerR family transcriptional regulator, whose translation MKIGELAQRTGVAPRLIRYYEQQGLLQAERAPNGYRRYTESDVERVERVAGLVRAGVPTRLAKVLLDAEDAQERREPTCPVQVAEQLAEELEGLESRIACLTRSRDTIRTYLARTRHEALLASAGPS comes from the coding sequence ATGAAGATCGGTGAGCTGGCGCAGCGGACGGGCGTGGCGCCTCGCCTGATCCGCTACTACGAGCAGCAGGGTCTGCTCCAGGCGGAGCGCGCACCGAACGGCTACCGCCGCTACACCGAGTCCGACGTCGAGCGGGTGGAGCGGGTGGCCGGGCTCGTTCGCGCCGGCGTCCCCACCCGGCTGGCGAAGGTCCTGCTCGACGCCGAGGACGCGCAGGAACGACGCGAGCCGACCTGCCCGGTGCAGGTGGCCGAGCAGCTCGCCGAGGAGCTCGAGGGGCTGGAGTCGCGGATCGCCTGCCTGACCCGCAGCCGCGACACGATCCGCACCTATCTGGCCCGGACACGGCACGAGGCGTTGCTCGCGTCCGCCGGACCGTCCTGA